DNA sequence from the Methanosarcinales archaeon genome:
TTGAAACTGCCTGCCGCATCCCGCGTCCATTGAAATGATGGTTCCGCCTCTATATACTCATCAGGAACCAGTTCAAATGGCCTGAATCGTTTTTCCTTCAATATCAGAAGATCCAATCCAAGGTCTTTTGGCGGGCTTTTGCGCTGTCCTGCCAGAGTCATCATGTATGCAGCAGTCTTGAGTTCAGAAATACTGCCCCGGGCTTTATCGCTGTATTCAGGAGTGAATAAAATATCCACATCCAGGTCCCAACCCAAAGCAGTAAGCATTGCATTTACGCCCACCGAATCTACATCCATAAGTTCTGTTATGTTCCCTACACCAAAGAAAGTGGGGATATCGGGACATTCCTGTTTAAATTGCCTGTAGCAAAACATCGAATCCACCATGTTCTCTCCAGGAGGGGCCAGCACAGGATCTGCAATAATCTTTGAAATCCCTATGTTTTGAGCTGATCTGATGTTGGCAAACAGGCTCTCCAATCCACCTTCGCTGTCAGGTATGACCACAGCAGCAATGTTTTTTTCAGATATAATCTGGCCCACAGCATCAATATTATTGGAATTCAAGCTAAGTACAAGATCCACTCCGGATTCCACTGCAGCAGAAATAAGTTCAGCATCCAGAGTATCTATACTCAGGGGCACTTCAGAGATTTCCCTGGCTGTTTCGACTGCTGCACGGACTTCAGCAGACGTAGCTGCCATTCCCACGCCCAGGTCTATGATATCAGCTCCTTTTGCCTGGAATTGGTGTGTCCTGTTGGCCAGCTCATTTTTGGAAAGTGAAGTAGCATCTACTACTTCGGCCATGACCTTTATAATTGAACCACCCCCGATCTTTACATTATCAAGCATCAATACCGGACTAGCAGATTCTTCAATTTTTTCAAGTGATATCAGGGCATTCTCCCGCCGCTTTGTTGTTAACAGTTCACAGGCAGGGATGGTAGTTGATAATTCTAATTCGCTGAGGATTGATATTACCAGTCCAAGGTCTATGGCATGTTTGGGACCCAAGCGAATTGGAATACTCAGTTCCTTTTCAAAACTGGAAAAGTCAGCTGAAACAAGCCCAGGGATGATTATGAGGTCGAATTTTTCGTTTGAAAGAGAATTTTTCAGGCGTGTAGGAGTTGTAAATGCAGCAATATCAATATCTAATACGAGGACTTCTGCCATATCACCAACAGCGCTTTTTACTGTTTCTGCAGCTTTCCTTGCCGTTACTACCAACACTCGCATAATAGTCTAATGTGTTACAACTGCCCCATAATCTTATGCACCTGGGGGATAGCTCTGACATCTATGAGATAATCTCCCACTACATCCAATAGTTCAAGTAACCTTTGTGTTGAAGGAGGCTCAAATCCTGGACAGGAGGTCACAGGCTGGAGGATCAGGGGAATGGCAGCATCAATTTCAGACAAACTATTGGCAATGGTTTTCAAATCATCATCATTGGTCTTATCCGTGACCACGGTCTTTGAAAATGTGGCGGCACCCGCTTCATAAAACACTCCTAATGTCTCAAGTTCTGCCTTCAGCAATGATCGATAATCATCATAAGCGTTATGCTCCGGCAGCTTGATATCACATGCTGCCACGTCAATAACGTACTGTACATCCCTTGCCCTATCAGGCAGGCAGCCGTTCGTCTCCAGGTATAGCGGATAATCAACTTCTCTTGAAAGGGCATCAATAAAATCAGCATGCATCAGAGGCTCACCACCGGTCAGTACAAGGTGTCTTGTACCCGGCGACCACACATCATTAATAGTCTCAACAAGGGTGGCCAATTCGATAGGATTTGGAATGTCCTTGAATTCTCCTGAGCCTGGAATAGATTCAATTTTGCAAAAATGTGCAATTCGTTCCCTGGATCTGGGTGTATCGCAGTAACCACAGTTCAGGGGACAGCCCTGGAACCTGATAAAAACCTGGCGTATACCGGCAAAGATACCTTCACCCTGTATTGAGTTAAATATCTCTCCGATGTATGCCGGTTTTATCATTATTTTTAAAAAGTACGGGATTATATCCCGCTGATGCCGTAAGATTCCAGTATGACCTCTGCATTCAGGTGGCCTGTATGGTAGGTCTTGCCTGTATCCAGGTCATTTACTGTAACTTCTGCCGGTGCGAATATATTGGCATCGATCTTATAGAAATCGTAACCTGCGTCCTTGAATGTCTTAAAGAACGGTTTTCCATAATCAGAGGATGTAGCAGAGGGGACCTTTTTGAACAGTTCCTCATTGAATCCCCGGGTTGTAAGCACTATCGACCCATAATAGATCACGCTGTCGTTGGTTGACCCCATAGCTTTCAGGTCATCTTTAACCACAGGAGCAATGGGAGCTGTACCTGTACCGCATACGATCTGTGTAGTATCAAAACCCAGTTCGTTTAATTTAAAGATACCAGTCTCAACAACCCTTCCAGACACCTGTACTGAGCCAACAATGCTGGCAGTAGGTGCTACAAGTGCAATAGTATTTTCAACTGGCACACTGCATTCATCTGCTATTAACTGCATAACCTTTTCATCAGGCAGTGCCCTGGATTCCAGGGCGACCACTGCATATTCAGATTCATCCTGGTATTTTATTCTCTCAAAGGTATGTTTGGGTTTTAGTGCAAGTGCCCGTGCGGGTCCTGAACCCATAGCAAAGTACTTATCCACACTGATCGACCAGCCCGCTTTTTGTGCACCAAGGCATGATACAGCCGGGTGGTCTGTAGTTACGTCGATAAAAGCGAGAGGGATATCACTAACCTTACGGACAGTGATGCTGGTACTGCCCAAGCCTCCCATGCAGATATCTGTGAACATTAATCCTGCGTCATAACTCCCACTTACATTTACACCGCAATCAATAACAATTGCACCATTATCAAGTTTATTGTCCTTAATCTTGAGCTCTTCAGCCCAATCCATCATTTCTTCAGCGATTTCAAGTCCTTTTTCATTAACACTTAACATCCTATCACCTTTGATTATAATTCGCATTTTTTGTGTGTATGATAAGAATATAAGGTTTTTGAAATGATTTCTAAATCATGCATCGTAATGGAGGAATAAGGTATCATTTTCTTCTTTGACTATTGAAAAACCGTATTTCAGGTACATATTAATTGCCTTTACCAGTGAACGATCTGTCTTCAAAATAATTCTTTGACATTTATTCCTGGCATAATCAAGAGCATGTATAAACAAATCCTTCCCATAACCCATTCCCCTAAACTCCTTTTTTACGTAGATACGTTTAATCTCGCATTTATTTTCATTTATTCGATAAACAGCACTGGTTCCTATTATTTTACCATCATGAATCCCGATAAAGAACATTCCACCGTTTAATAAATAACATCCATTTATATCATCCAGATCAAAATCCTTAAAATTATCATATCCAAAACCTTCCTCAGCAAGTACCCTCAGTACGAATTGCTTTACCTCATTGTTTCGGTTTACAGAAAATCTCTTAATCTTCATGCAAAATATTCCTCCGGATTATTCAAGAAATCAAGGACAATTGTTGTTAACATCCTGGTACCAACTAACAAAATGTCTTCATCGATATCGAACCTGCTTGAGTGGTTACCTTCAATAATTCCTTTTTCTTCATTCCTGGTTCCCAGCCCGATATATACTCCCGGTACCTTCTGCAGATAATAAGCAAAATCTTCAGCTCCAAAAAAGGGATCAATGTCATCACCAACATTATGAAAGCCTCTTTTTAGAACTTTGAGAACTTGATTTGAAAATGCGGGCTCATTGATGAGTACAGGATAACCATGTAAAATGTCAAGTTCAAATTTTGGCAGTCCAGGGTATTCCTCTCTGGAATATGACTGCATTAGGTTTTCCAGGGTATGTTTTATGATATCTTCAATGAGCCTGGTATTATTCTTGTCAAAGGTGCGAAAACTTCCCAGTATCTCTACTTCATCAGGTGTCCTGTTGAACTGTGATCCTCCCGAGATCTTGCCAAACCCGATAATAAATCGATCTTCAGGGATTTGTTTTTTTATTTCATCCTGGATCAAGCCTACGAACTTTGAAGCAATGGATATAGGGTCAATATAAAGCCGGGGATCTAAATGATGGCCGCCTTTACCTGTTATCCTTACAGTCATGATATTGGAAGTCGCCATGAAGGGGCCTGGTTTGAGTTTTATCTTACCTGCATCGATACTGCTGAGGATGTGATGTCCAAGAATAGCATCTATCCTATCCAGCCCTCCTTCGTCAATGATTTCCAATGCACCTCCGGGGGGCTGTTCCTCAGCGGGTTGGAATATTAATCTTACAGAACCCGGGAACGATCCCCTGCACTGATTAAGTAACCTGGCTGCACCTAACACAATTGCCATGTGGCCATCATGTCCGCATGAGTGCATAAATCCTGGAATTTGTGAGATATATTCCCGATTCAATTGAGTTGTTTCTTCAGTCACTTCAAGCCCATCCATATCTGCACGAAGAGCAATGGATTTGCCAGGACCGTTTCCATTTATTAATGCAATAACTCCTGTCTTTGCAATGATTTTCCCTTTAAGTCCGACCTGCTGTAAGATCTCCAAAATCTTTTGTTGGGTTTTGAACTCAAAAAAGCTCTGTTCAGGTATCCTGTGGAATTCACGTCTCAATTCCACAATCCAGTTTCTTAGTTCAATATTATCGACATCCTGCAACATATCACATCGTATTAATTGGGATTGTTCAATTTTTTTGTTACATTATCCTGGCATTTTAAATAGATATTTCTTGAAAGTCCCGGCAAAAAAACGGATTAGTAAACCTTTTTTATCATATAGCTAAAATAACAGCCATGCTTTCTGAAATAGGATCCAGACTTTTTGACAATTTTGAAGATAAAGACGAGGCCAGAGAAAAATCATTAAGACTTTCCAGAAATATTATAAGACTCAGCGGAAGGGCAATAAAATCCATCCACAGGGAACAATATAATGAGGCTGAACAGTTAATAGAAGAAGTCTCAAAATTGAATAATGATATCCGATCATTGCTAAAGGTTCATCCCGATATTTTTCATGCAGGATTTGTTGAGAATGCCCAGACAGAATATGCTGAAGCTGCCATTACATATCACATTTTAACTGAAAATAGGATCCCGGAACCTATTGAACTGAATGTGGAAGATTCGGCATTCCTGTTAGGTTTGGGAGATGTCGTAGGAGAACTCAGACGCATTATTCTTGATCTGATCAGAAAGGATAAACCCTATGATGGGGAAAAATATCTGGAAATAATGGACGATATATTTTCAACAATAATCTTATTTGATTTCCCTGATGCATTATCCAGGGGATTAAGGCATAAAGGGGATGTGGCACGAAGTCTTGTAGAGAGGACAAGAGGAGATTTGACTATAGCTGTTGGAAATACCAGACTGAACGAATCCATGACAAGACTTGAAAACAAATTGGAATAATATGATAAGATTGATGTAATTTAGCTGACATTTGTTTCTCCAAAAGGTACGTTTATTATGAGATTTGATCCGGAAAAAATTAGAAAGGCAGCCAAAGAGGATTTTGATACTGCCTGGAACCAGGGAAAAGAGTACATTACAGCACCGAACATCCATACCCAATATCCAAGATTTAAATTGGGTTTTGGCAAACCCCATCCCATATATGATACGATCCAGAAATTACGGGAGGCCTATCTCAGGCTGGGATTCGAAGAAATGGCCAATCCCTTGATCGTGGATGATAAAGAGACGCACAAACAATTTGGATATGAGGCGCTGGCTGTACTGGATCGCTGTTTCTATCTTGCAGGTTTGCCCAGACCGAACGTTGGAATTTCTGATGAAAAGATCACTAAGATAAAAGAGATCATCCCTGTAGACGATGCAGGTGTCGAGACAATACGCCAGATCCTTCATTCATATAAAAAAGGCGAAATTGAGGGAGATGATCTGGTACCTGAGATCTCACATAAACTGGATGTACCGGATTCAAAGGTCGCCGTAATGATCGACCATGTTTTTCCGGAGTTTAAAGAACTCACTCCCATTAGTTCGAATAAGACCCTTCGAAGCCATATGACATCGGGCTGGTTCATTACACTTGGTGCCATGGCGGAGCGGGTAAAACCACCAATTCATCTGTTCAGTGTTGATCGGTGCTTCAGGCGTGAACAGCAGGAAGACGCCACCCGGTTAATGACATATTTTTCAGCATCCTGTGTTATCATGGACCCTGAAGTTACCATAGAACATGGTAAAGCGGTCGCTGCCGGATTACTGACCCAGTTCGGATTTGAGAAATTCAGGTTCAGGCCCGATGAGAAGCGTAGCAAATACTATGTGCCTGATACCCAGATCGAAGTATTCGCTTACCATCCCGGATTGGTAGGCAGCAGCACCAAATACAGTGACGGTTGGGTCGAAGTAGCTACTTTTGGTATATATTCACCATCCGCCCTTGCGCAGTACGATATCCCGTATCCGGTAATGAACCTCGGGTTGGGAGTAGAGCGCCTTGCCATGATCCTGCATGATTCTAATGATGTCCGTGCCCTTACGTACCCCCAATTCCCGGTATATGAAAGCAGATGGAAGATGTCTGATGAGGAACTGGCCGGCATGATATCTGTAGATAAGGTTCCGGTAACATCAGAAGGATGGGATATTCAAAGGGCTATAGTCAAGGTATGCGAAGAACACGGCAGTGAACCCAGCCCATGTGAATTCCTGGCATGGAGCGGTAAAGTCAGCGGTAAGGATGTTAAAGTATGGGTCACCGAACCTGAGGAGAATACTAAATTGTGTGGACCTGCTGCATTTAACAGTGTTATAGTATTAGAAGGAGATGTTCTGGGCCTGCCTGATTCGCCGAAATACGAAAAGCAATTCAATAATGGCACTAATGCAAATCTCAGGTATATTGATGCTTTTGCAGCATTGGCTGCATCAGAAATTGAAAACTCTGTCGGGGAGAATACCTTGACCCGGGTGAGGATAGTGAAAGTGCCGTCTGAAGTAAATATTATATTGGACCCAATTGCGCAGCGGAATATTACTGGTAATAATAAGAAAATAGACATCCGCGGCCCGGTATTTACAACCGTAAGATCGGAATTTTAATAATGTTGACATGCGATAATATTAATAGCCAATAAGAAGAACTATTTAGAAAAACATTGAATTTATGAGGTGGAAATATAATGAAATCTAAAAGCATTTTTTCAATAATACTCGTCATAGCTTTATTGACTATATCTATATTTGCAGCTGGATGTGCAGATAATGGGGTTGATGTAGATGAAACACCTACTGCTACTCCAACACAAACACCCACAGAACAACCAACAATTGAACCAACAATTGAACCAACTGAGGAACCCACGGCAACAGCTACAGAAGTAATTGAAGTTCCCATTTATGCCAGGCTTATGGCCTATCAGATATTACCAACAGGGGGTATGGAAATAAATGTGGGAGAGACAATTACATTTAGAAATTTTGATGCAATGAAAAGACAATTTGTGCTTGTTAGCGAAGAAAATCTGTGGGGAGAGGATCCAGCTCTTAGATATATGAGAACAGTAAACTACACATTTACTGAACCTGGAACATACACATTTTATGTCAAGCCTGCAGATAACAGGAAATGGACTGTCACTGTGGTATAGAATATAATGAAGACCAAAATCATCAGTGAAGGGGATATTCAGATAAAGGTTCCCCTTCCAGATGATTTATCTAAGTTCACTCCTTCATCTGCAGCCGTTTTTTACAATCCTGATATGGAATTGAACCGGGATATTACAGTAGCGTCAATTTCTGGATTTATTAAGCAAAAAGAAGCTGATTTAAATAAATTGTCCTACGTTGATGTCATGGCAGCTACAGGCATCAGGGGCATCAGGATTGCTTCTGAGGTCGGGCTGAGATGTCATCTAAATGATTGGAATGAAAATGCATACCAATTAATTAAGGAAAATATTGAGTTTAATGGATCAGAAGATGTATGTACTACCTCACACCAGAATGCCAATACCTTGCTGCATCAGAAACCATATGATATAGTTGATGTAGATCCATTTGGCTCCCCCGCGCCATTTCTGGATTCAGCTGCAAGGTCAGTACGCAGTTTATTATGCATTACTGCAACTGATACAGCACCGTTATGTGGTGCCCATTTAAAATCCGGGATCAGAAAGTATTCAGCATTACCATTAAATACAGAATATCACAGGGAGATG
Encoded proteins:
- a CDS encoding dihydropteroate synthase-like protein, whose translation is MRVLVVTARKAAETVKSAVGDMAEVLVLDIDIAAFTTPTRLKNSLSNEKFDLIIIPGLVSADFSSFEKELSIPIRLGPKHAIDLGLVISILSELELSTTIPACELLTTKRRENALISLEKIEESASPVLMLDNVKIGGGSIIKVMAEVVDATSLSKNELANRTHQFQAKGADIIDLGVGMAATSAEVRAAVETAREISEVPLSIDTLDAELISAAVESGVDLVLSLNSNNIDAVGQIISEKNIAAVVIPDSEGGLESLFANIRSAQNIGISKIIADPVLAPPGENMVDSMFCYRQFKQECPDIPTFFGVGNITELMDVDSVGVNAMLTALGWDLDVDILFTPEYSDKARGSISELKTAAYMMTLAGQRKSPPKDLGLDLLILKEKRFRPFELVPDEYIEAEPSFQWTRDAAGSFKISISESSVLGGSIRSGRIIAQHTKYTIVGDNAREVFDTILDMGLVSRLDHASYLGRELMKAELALMMGRSYAQDDEF
- a CDS encoding 7-carboxy-7-deazaguanine synthase QueE yields the protein MIKPAYIGEIFNSIQGEGIFAGIRQVFIRFQGCPLNCGYCDTPRSRERIAHFCKIESIPGSGEFKDIPNPIELATLVETINDVWSPGTRHLVLTGGEPLMHADFIDALSREVDYPLYLETNGCLPDRARDVQYVIDVAACDIKLPEHNAYDDYRSLLKAELETLGVFYEAGAATFSKTVVTDKTNDDDLKTIANSLSEIDAAIPLILQPVTSCPGFEPPSTQRLLELLDVVGDYLIDVRAIPQVHKIMGQL
- the mch gene encoding methenyltetrahydromethanopterin cyclohydrolase gives rise to the protein MLSVNEKGLEIAEEMMDWAEELKIKDNKLDNGAIVIDCGVNVSGSYDAGLMFTDICMGGLGSTSITVRKVSDIPLAFIDVTTDHPAVSCLGAQKAGWSISVDKYFAMGSGPARALALKPKHTFERIKYQDESEYAVVALESRALPDEKVMQLIADECSVPVENTIALVAPTASIVGSVQVSGRVVETGIFKLNELGFDTTQIVCGTGTAPIAPVVKDDLKAMGSTNDSVIYYGSIVLTTRGFNEELFKKVPSATSSDYGKPFFKTFKDAGYDFYKIDANIFAPAEVTVNDLDTGKTYHTGHLNAEVILESYGISGI
- a CDS encoding GNAT family N-acetyltransferase, producing the protein MKIKRFSVNRNNEVKQFVLRVLAEEGFGYDNFKDFDLDDINGCYLLNGGMFFIGIHDGKIIGTSAVYRINENKCEIKRIYVKKEFRGMGYGKDLFIHALDYARNKCQRIILKTDRSLVKAINMYLKYGFSIVKEENDTLFLHYDA
- a CDS encoding amidohydrolase — encoded protein: MLQDVDNIELRNWIVELRREFHRIPEQSFFEFKTQQKILEILQQVGLKGKIIAKTGVIALINGNGPGKSIALRADMDGLEVTEETTQLNREYISQIPGFMHSCGHDGHMAIVLGAARLLNQCRGSFPGSVRLIFQPAEEQPPGGALEIIDEGGLDRIDAILGHHILSSIDAGKIKLKPGPFMATSNIMTVRITGKGGHHLDPRLYIDPISIASKFVGLIQDEIKKQIPEDRFIIGFGKISGGSQFNRTPDEVEILGSFRTFDKNNTRLIEDIIKHTLENLMQSYSREEYPGLPKFELDILHGYPVLINEPAFSNQVLKVLKRGFHNVGDDIDPFFGAEDFAYYLQKVPGVYIGLGTRNEEKGIIEGNHSSRFDIDEDILLVGTRMLTTIVLDFLNNPEEYFA
- a CDS encoding O-phosphoserine--tRNA ligase; protein product: MRFDPEKIRKAAKEDFDTAWNQGKEYITAPNIHTQYPRFKLGFGKPHPIYDTIQKLREAYLRLGFEEMANPLIVDDKETHKQFGYEALAVLDRCFYLAGLPRPNVGISDEKITKIKEIIPVDDAGVETIRQILHSYKKGEIEGDDLVPEISHKLDVPDSKVAVMIDHVFPEFKELTPISSNKTLRSHMTSGWFITLGAMAERVKPPIHLFSVDRCFRREQQEDATRLMTYFSASCVIMDPEVTIEHGKAVAAGLLTQFGFEKFRFRPDEKRSKYYVPDTQIEVFAYHPGLVGSSTKYSDGWVEVATFGIYSPSALAQYDIPYPVMNLGLGVERLAMILHDSNDVRALTYPQFPVYESRWKMSDEELAGMISVDKVPVTSEGWDIQRAIVKVCEEHGSEPSPCEFLAWSGKVSGKDVKVWVTEPEENTKLCGPAAFNSVIVLEGDVLGLPDSPKYEKQFNNGTNANLRYIDAFAALAASEIENSVGENTLTRVRIVKVPSEVNIILDPIAQRNITGNNKKIDIRGPVFTTVRSEF